A region of the Dickeya chrysanthemi NCPPB 402 genome:
GCGGGCCGGTCGACAGTCGATGGACGACCTGATGAAAAGCTCGCTCTACCTGATCCGCAACGAACTGCGTTCTATTCCGCCGCGCGAGTGGCATAAAACGATCAACCAGATGGACCTCAACCTGTCGTTCAAACTGTACATTGAACCCATCAGTAAATACCGGCTTAGTACTCAGGCCCAGCAACGGTTGATTCAGGGGGAAATTGTCGCGCTGGACGACGAGTACACCTTCATCCAGCGTATTCCGCGCAGCCATTATGTGCTGGCGGTCGGCCCGATACCCTACCTGTTCTTCCTGCACGAAATCCGGCTGGTTAACTTGCTGTTTCTGGCGCTCATCGGCCTGTCGCTGGCGCTACCGGTATTTCTGTGGATGCGGCCGCACTGGAGAGCGATGCTGCAACTGGAAAGTGCGGCGCAGCGACTGGGCGACGGCCACCTGGAAGAACGGACCCACTTCGATAACACCTCCAGCCTGTTTCGCCTCGGCGTCGCGTTCAACCGCATGGCTGATAATCTCAACCAATTGATTACCAGTAAAAAACAGCTGATCGATAATATTGCCCACGAGTTACGTACGCCGCTGGTACGGTTGCGCTACCGGCTGGCGATGAGCGATAACCTGACCGATGAAGAACAGGAAGCGATCAACCGCGATGTCGGCCAGTTGGAAGCGCTTATCGATGAATTGCTGACCTACGCCCGCCTCGACAGGCCGCAGGTGACGCTGCATCTGGAAGAGATCGACCTGCCGCAATGGCTGCAAAAACGCGTCGACGATTTCCGGCTGGTACACGATAACAAGCTGATTGAGCTGGACGTGGCGAGCAGCAACAATTTCGGTTATGTCGACCTGCGCCTGATGGAACGGGTGTTGAACAATCTGGTCAATAACGGTTTACGATTCTGTCGGCAACGCCTGCGCGTCGGTTTAACGCTCGATCAACACACCGCCTGCCTGCAAGTGGAAGATGACGGGCCGGGTATTGCACCGGAAGATCGCTCGCCTATTTTCGAACCCTTCATCCGTCTGGAAGCCGGCATGGAAAACAGCAGCGGCGGCTGCGGCCTCGGGTTGGCCATCGTCCAGGCCATCGTGCGCGCTTACAACGGCACTATCGACGTCGACAGCAGCCCGCTGGGCGGCGCCCGCTTCCAGTTTCGCTGGCCGATTGTCGAATACAAACCATCGTTGAATTCTTCGTCTGCGAACCTTGTACAATCCGTTACACGCGGAAACCAATCACTCACAGAACGTTAGCGCTGCTTATCTTATTCTTCATCCATCGGCCCACTCTGGGGTTCGAAACGTAAACGGAATAATGAGGAATTTACGATGAATAAATTTTTAGTGATGATCGCAGGTGTGGCTCTGGGTCTGTCCTCTGTAGCTTTCGCAGCTGGTACCACTACTCCGGCAACCGCAGTTGCTCCGGCAACTACCAATGCAGCTGCTCCGGCTAACACTGCTGATACCGCCAAAAAACCAGTGAAGAAAGCTGAGAAGAAAAAAGCGACAGCGCAGAAAGCTCAGGCCACCAAGAAAAAAGTGAAAAAACCGGCTCAGAAAGCTCAGGCCACCAAGAAAAAAGTGAAAAAACCGGCTCAGAAAGCTCAGGCCACCAAGAAAAAAGTGAAAAAACCGGCCCAGAAAGCTCAGGCCGCTAAAAAACACAAAAAAGTGAAAAAAGCCGCCACTCCGGCTGCTTAATTCGCCAAAGTGAACATTGATGGTCATGCTCATCGGTAACGTTGCCGACATGACAATAGCGTTATCAAACACCCGGCTAGCCGGGTGTTTGCTTCATGGAGGGCCGAATAATGCTACGGCGTTACTCATTTGAAATCATCTTGTCCTTCCTGCTCATCTGCGCGTTGGTCATTGTGGTGTTTTTCCTGTAATCCGCTCTCACCCGCACGCACAAACCCGGTCATTCGATTCAACGGCCCCATCAAACTATCGTTTCCTGCCTGAATGCCGACATGCTACGTTTATAGGAATCGATGACCGTTAATACGCTGAATTTCATCTTTAAGGCCATTCATTACATGCGCATATCAGCCTGGTTGTTATGTTCATTGGGTATGCTCGCCGCTTCTGCGTGGGCCGATGACACCCCGTCGGCGACGACGGAACAACAAAAACAAACCCTGTTATTTAATCATGATGACCGCGACAGCGTGCCGGATACGTCCCAGTGGCCATGGCAGGCGATTGGTCAGTTGGAAACCACCAGCGGTAATCTCTGCACGGCCACCCTCATTTCGCCTCATCTGGCGCTCACGGCCGGTCACTGTGTGGTCGCACCGCCCGGTGTACCGGATAAACCGGTAGCGTTGCGTTTTTTGGCAACGGAAAGTGGCTGGCGCTATGAAACCGATAAAATTGAAGCGCTGACCAATAAAAAACTCGCCAAAATGCTGAAAGCGGACGGTGACGGCTGGATCGTTCCTCCTGCCGCCGCACCGTGGGATTTTGCACTGATTCGTCTGAAAGAAACGCCGCCGGGCATTCGCCCGCTGTCTATCTGGCAGGGAACGCCGGAAGAATTGAAGGCGGCGCTGGAAGCCGCGCAGCAGAAGGTCACCCAGGCCGGTTACCCGGAAGATCACCAGGATACGCTGTACCGCCATCAGGATTGCCTGATTACCGGTTGGGTGCAGAAGTCGGTGATGGCGCACCGTTGCGATACCCTGCCGGGCGACAGCGGTTCGCCGTTGATGCTGAAAACGGCCGGCAGTTGGGTACTGGTAGGTATTCAAAGTTCCGCACCGGATGCCAATAGCCGCAAGCTGGCTGATAACCGTGCCGTGGCGGTTACCGCCATACGCCAGCAACTGGAAACGCTGGCCAACGCAAAGCGCTGATTTTGCCTGCCGGTATCCCTGATACCGGCAAACCGCCGCCGGCTATCTATACAGCAACCGCACGCATTGATATCGCACGCTCTCGTCCCTGTCGGCATCAGCCATTAACGCATTGTTAACAACACTAACCATTCCTAACACTTACGAGTAATACGATTACACCTTTTATGGCTGAGTTGAAACATCGCCTTCAATGAAGCGATCCAGCCATCTGAATAATCGTGCCGTTCTCCCTATAACCGAATTCACTGAGAAGGACGTCAATACAATAAGTTATATTATTATTTAGGGAGCATCATGTACGAATATCTACAATTCTCACTCGGCGTTTTACCCCTCCTGGTTATGATCATTTTGATTTTAAAAATTAAAATGCCCATTCACTATTCCGTTCTCATCACACTGGCTATCACGGCCATTCTGAGCCTCACAGTCTGGCATACGCCGTTACAGACGCTCGATTCGGCGATTGGCTACGGCGTGATCAAGGGATTATGGCCTATCGTCATTGTCATTCTGGGTGCGATTTACAGCTATAACCTGATGCAAGAGACGCGCAGCATGGATGTACTGCGTGACGTTCTGGCCGGCATCAGTGACGACAAGCGTATCCAGGTTCTACTGATTTCCTGGTGTTTTGGCGGTTTTCTCGAAGCCGCCGCCGGTTATGGCACCGCCGTTGCCATTCCCATCGGTATTCTGATCGCCCTGGGTTTCAATCCGCTCAAAGCCGCCATTGCTTCTCTGGTGGCGAACACCGTCCCCACTGCGTTCGGCGCGGTCGGTATTCCGGTGTCGATTCTAGCCGAACAGGTTCAACTGCCGGTCACTGCATTGGGCGGCACCATCATTGCGCAACTGGCGCTGTTCAATATCCTGCTGCCTTTTGTCATCATCGCCATCATCGGCGACGGTGTGAAAGCGATCCGCGGTGTAGTGGGCATTACGCTGGTGTGTGGCCTCGCCACACTGATTCCACAATATTTCGTCGCGGTTCATCTGGGCGCGGAGCTTCCCGCGTTTGCCGGCAGCCTTGTCAGTCTCATCGCCGTAGCGGTGATGGGGCGAGCGCGCAAAGGAAAAACCGATCCGCGCTATCTTATCCAGCAGGATACATCGTCGGCCTCGCTGCCTTCAGGCGGTGAATTACTGAAGGCGTGTTCTATTTACCTGCTCATCTTTACCTTCATTCTGCTTTGCTCGCCGTTATTTCCGGGGATTAAGCAGATTGTCGGGCAGGCAACCTCGACGCTGTCGTTTCCGTTGCCGGAAGGGAAAGCGCTGTCGCTGAAAATCGACTGGATTGCCACACCGGGTGTGCTCATCATCCTTGCGACCTTGCTGGGCGGCTTTATTCAGGGCGCGACGTTAGGCAAGATGTTGCGCGTCTTAGTCGGCACGATTAAGCAGTTGAAAAACTCCATCATCGCCATTACCACCATCGTCGCAATGGCAACCATTATGGACGTCAGCGGGTTGATCACCACGCTGGCGCAAACAATGGTGAATGTCACGGGCGGTGCTTATGTTTTTATCGCCCCGATTATCGGTGCGTTAGGGACCTTCGTGACCGGAAGCGATACCAACTCGAACGTGCTGTTCGGAAAGCTGCAGACGGTTGCAGCGGGGAAACTCCACATTGACCCCGTCTGGTTGGCGGCGGCCAACACAGCAGGGGCGACCGGCGGGAAAATGATCTCCCCACAGAGTATCGCCATTGCGGTATCCGCCACGCGAATGGACGGGCAAGGCAGCGCCATCATGTCAGGCACACTCAGGTACTGTGCCGCCTACATTGTGATTCTCGGGTTAAAAGTAGGGTTGTTTTATTACCTGTTTATGTCCTGAAAATCAGTGTCGTACCACAACCGCTGGCCATAAAGCCAACGAGAGCGGCTGTACTGGAGGGATATCGGGCAGGTCTCCGCCCGGATGTACGACGGTGAACGCGGTGAATCTGATCATAGACAACCACCACTCCCCTTGCCGCGGCTGAGCGCGTGCAAGGGGCCCCGGGTTAACCGCGGCTAAGCCGTTTATCCGTCTATCTGTGCCATCGCCTGCAAAATACGTTTATCGGAAATGGGATACGGCGTGCCCAGTTGCTGGGCGAAATAACTGACGCGCAGCTCTTCAATCATCCAGCGGATGGTTTTTACGTCGTCATCGTCGCGCCGCTCCGGCGGCAGCTTGTTCAGCCACTGTTGCCAGGCCTGCTGCACCTGCTCCACTTTCAGCATCTGCGCCCTATCGCGGTGGACATCCTGCGCCAGTTTATCCAACCGGCGTTCGATAGCGTTCAAATAGCGCAGCACATCCGGCAACCGCTTGTAGCCGTTGTCGGTGACAAACCCACGGAACACCAGCCCGCTCATCTGGCTTTTGATGTCGCTTAACGCCAGTGCCAGCGCCATGTCCACCCGGCCTTTCAGCCGTTTGTTGATGTTGAATACCGCGGTTAAAATCTGCTCCACCTGACGGGCGATATCCACCACCGTGTCGTTCAGTTCCGCACGCACCCGCTCGTGCAACTGGCGGAACGCCGCTTCTTGCCACGCCGGGCCGCCGGCTTGTTCCATCAGTTTGTCCACACCGCAGGCGATACAATCGTCGATCAGTTCCAGCACCTTGCCGTAAGGGTTGAAATACAGCCCCAGCTTGGCCTTATTCGGCAATTTTTCATGCAGGTATTTAATGGGTGAAGGAATGTTCAGCAACAGCAAACGGCGTTGACCACGCCACATCATCTGTTGTTGCTGGTGCGGCGAATCAAACAGACGGATCGCCACGCTGTCTTTCTCATCCACCAACGCCGGATAGGCTTTTACCGCGTAGCCGCCGCGCTTCTGCTCGTAACGCTCGGGTAAATCGCCAAAACTCCAGATGTGTAGATCACGCTGTTCAATGCCGTCATCCGCCACCGCCGACAGCGTTTGTTGCACCTTTTCCTGCAATTGCTCTTTCAGTGCCCGCAGATCTTTCCCTTCCCGCAACGCGCGGTTTTTCTCATCCACCACCCGGAAGGTCATTTTCAGGTGATCGGGCACCTGATCCCACTGCCAGGCTTCACGATCGACCGTCACGCCGGTCATCAGGCGTAGCTCACGCTCCAGCGCCTCCAGCAGCCCTTTTTCCCGTGGCGTGACCCGCGCCAGAAACGCTTCTGCATAGTTGGGCGCCGGCACGAAGTTACGCCGTATCGGTTTCGGCAATGATTTGATCAACGCCACCACCAGGTCACGACGCAACCCCGGAATCTGCCAGTCGAATCCCTCTTCTTTTACCTGATTCAATACCGGCAACGGGATATGCACGGTCACGCCGTCGGCATCCGCCCCCGGCTCGAACTGGTACGTCAGCCGCAAACGCAGCTCACCCTGCTGCCAGTGGTTCGGGTAATCCAACGCGCTGACGCGCTCCGCCCCGTCTTTGATCAGCATGGCCTTTTCGAAGTTCAGCAACTCCGGATTGGCTTTGGCGGCCTGTTTCCACCAGCTATCGAAATGGCGGCTCGATACCACATCGTGGGGCACACGCTGGTCGTAGAACGCAAACAAGGTCTCGTCATCAACCAGAATATCGCGGCGGCGGGACTTGTTTTCCAGTTCCTCCACTTCCGAGCGTAATTGCTGATTGGCCCGGAAAAAACCATGTGAGGTTTGCCAGTCGCCTTCCACCAGCGCGTGGCGAATGAACAGTTCACGCGACACCACCGGGTCAGTAGCGCCGTAGTTCACTTTACGGGCCGCCACCAGCGGCAAACCGTACAGTGTGACCTTCTCCTGCGCCATCACCGCGCCCTGCGCTTTCTCCCAATGCGGGTCGCTGTAACTGCGTTTGATCAAATGCTGCGCCAGCGGCTCGACCCATTCCGGTTCAATGCGGGCAGCGATGCGCCCCCACAGACGGCTGGTTTCCACCAGTTCCGCCACCATGGCCCATTTCGGCGGCTTCTTAAACAAACCAGAGCCAGGGAAAATGGCAAACCGGGTGTTGCGCGCGCCGCTGAATTCCTGCTTTTCGACGTCCTTTTGTCCAATGTGAGACAACAGACCGGTCAACAGTGCGCAGTGCAAACTGCGGTAATCCGCCGGTTCGCTGTTAACCGGGAAGCCCAGCTCTTTTACCACCTGGCGCAGTTGGGTATAGATATCCTGCCATTCCCGTACCCGCAGGTAGTTGAGGTAGTCACTACGACACAACTTGCGAAACTGGCTGGATGACAAGGCTTTTTGCTGCTCTTGCAGGTAATCCCACAGGTTGACGAACGCCAGAAAATCGGACTCTTTGTCGACAAACCGGCGATGTTTTTCCTCCGCCGCCTGCTTTTTCTCCGCCGGGCGCTCGCGCGGGTCCTGAATCGACAAGGCGGCGGTAATGATCATCGCCTCACGCACACAGCTGGTTTGCCGCGCTTCAAGCACCATGCGCGCCAGTCGCGGGTCGACCGGCAGTTGCGCCAGTTGGCGCCCTTGCGGCGTCAGCCGATAGCGGCCGTCATCGCTGGTCTCAATCGCCCCCAGTTCTTCCAGTAACCGCACCCCGTCCTGAATATTGCGTTTGTCCGGCGCTTCGACGAACGGAAACGCCGCGATGTCACCCAACCCCAACGCCGTCATCTGCAAAATGACCGAGGCCAGGTTGGTACGCAGAATCTCCGGGTCGGTAAACTCAGGCCGGGAGAAAAAATCCTGCTCGGAATAGAGGCGGATACAAATCCCCGCCGCCACACGACCACAACGCCCTTTACGCTGGTTGGCGGAAGCCTGCGATACCGGCTCGATCGGCAACCGTTGTACCTTGGTGCGATAGCTGTAGCGGCTGATACGCGCCGTGCCGGGGTCAATCACATACCGGATACCGGGCACCGTCAGCGACGTTTCCGCTACGTTGGTCGCCAGCACGATGCGCCGCCCGTGGTGAGAGTGGAATACCCGGTTTTGTTCCTGACTGGAAAGACGCGCGTACAACGGTAAAATTTCGGTGTGCGGCAGATCCTGCTTGCTTAACGCATCAGCCGTATCGCGGATTTCCCGCTCGCCACTCATAAACACCAGAATATCGCCCGGCCCTTCGTGACACAGCTCATCCACCGCATCCAGTATCGCCTGCAACTGATCGCGGTCGCTGTCCTGCGCTTCTTCCACCACCGGCCGATAACGCACGTCCACCGGATAGGTTCGGCCGGATACTTCAATGATCGGCGCATTGCCGAAGTGACGAGAAAAACGCTGCGGGTCGATGGTGGCCGACGTAATAATCACTTTCAGATCCGGGCGCCTCGGCAGCAGCTGTTTGAGATAGCCGAGAATAAAGTCGATATTGAGGCTGCGTTCGTGGGCTTCGTCGATAATCAGCGTGTCGTACTGCATCAGCAGCCGGTCTTGCTGAATCTCCGCCAGCAGGATACCGTCGGTCATCAGTTTGACCAGCGTGTTGTCGCCCACCTGATCATTGAACCGCACCTTGTAACCCACCGTACTGCCCAGCGAGGTCTCCAGCTCCGCGGCGATACGGTCCGCCACGCTGCGCGCCGCCAGCCGGCGCGGCTGGGTGTGACCGATCAGGCCGGTAACGCCGCGCCCCAGCTCCAGGCACATCTTCGGCAACTGAGTGGTTTTACCGGAGCCCGTTTCCCCGGCCACAATCACCACCTGATGGTCGCGGATAGCCGTCAGAATCGCTTCACGTTTCTGGCTGACCGGCAACGCCTCCGGATAGCGAATAGCCGGCAACGATGTTCTGCGCTGTTCCACCCGCAGGCGAGCCGCGTCGATCTCCTGCCCGATTTCCTGCGCAATCGCAACCTGTGCCTGTGGATTCCCCACTTTCATCGCGCCCTGCAGACGACGGCGCAGACGTTGCCGGTCGCGCAGCATTAACGCATCGAGCTGAGGTTCTAACGCATGGAGAGGTGATGTCACGGTGCAATTCCTTACTGTCTGATTCCGGGTATGGGTGGTCTGTCGAACAACGGCCCGGCGCCCCTGATTGTTGCAGGCATAACCTGATTATTACGATCACAAAATCGTGCGGCGGGCATGGTATCACATTGACGGCGCAGGCTATATGTCATCCGGCGGGATTCCACCGCACCACATCGGGCGTCGGCAACCGTCATTCAATAAAATCGAACAAAGATCTCGAAATATTGCGCTATCCCGTTGTCGATAACACACCTATGATGCGTTCATGCGACGACAACGTTCGTTCTGGCACACTTAACAAGGAATAGGCAATGAGCAAAGTACTCGTTCTGAAATCAAGTATTCTGGCTGACTTCTCTCAATCCAACCAGTTGGCTGACCACTTTACCGCCTCCTGGCAGGCAGCACACCCTGCCGATACTATTACCGTTCGCGACCTGGCCGCTCAGCCGGTACCGGTGCTGGACGGCGAGCTGGTTGGCGCGATGCGTCCTTCCGACAAACCGCTGACGCC
Encoded here:
- a CDS encoding L-lactate permease, giving the protein MYEYLQFSLGVLPLLVMIILILKIKMPIHYSVLITLAITAILSLTVWHTPLQTLDSAIGYGVIKGLWPIVIVILGAIYSYNLMQETRSMDVLRDVLAGISDDKRIQVLLISWCFGGFLEAAAGYGTAVAIPIGILIALGFNPLKAAIASLVANTVPTAFGAVGIPVSILAEQVQLPVTALGGTIIAQLALFNILLPFVIIAIIGDGVKAIRGVVGITLVCGLATLIPQYFVAVHLGAELPAFAGSLVSLIAVAVMGRARKGKTDPRYLIQQDTSSASLPSGGELLKACSIYLLIFTFILLCSPLFPGIKQIVGQATSTLSFPLPEGKALSLKIDWIATPGVLIILATLLGGFIQGATLGKMLRVLVGTIKQLKNSIIAITTIVAMATIMDVSGLITTLAQTMVNVTGGAYVFIAPIIGALGTFVTGSDTNSNVLFGKLQTVAAGKLHIDPVWLAAANTAGATGGKMISPQSIAIAVSATRMDGQGSAIMSGTLRYCAAYIVILGLKVGLFYYLFMS
- the rstB gene encoding two-component system sensor histidine kinase RstB; the encoded protein is MKKLFIQFFLLLFASFLVMTLLVGLVYKVTAERAGRQSMDDLMKSSLYLIRNELRSIPPREWHKTINQMDLNLSFKLYIEPISKYRLSTQAQQRLIQGEIVALDDEYTFIQRIPRSHYVLAVGPIPYLFFLHEIRLVNLLFLALIGLSLALPVFLWMRPHWRAMLQLESAAQRLGDGHLEERTHFDNTSSLFRLGVAFNRMADNLNQLITSKKQLIDNIAHELRTPLVRLRYRLAMSDNLTDEEQEAINRDVGQLEALIDELLTYARLDRPQVTLHLEEIDLPQWLQKRVDDFRLVHDNKLIELDVASSNNFGYVDLRLMERVLNNLVNNGLRFCRQRLRVGLTLDQHTACLQVEDDGPGIAPEDRSPIFEPFIRLEAGMENSSGGCGLGLAIVQAIVRAYNGTIDVDSSPLGGARFQFRWPIVEYKPSLNSSSANLVQSVTRGNQSLTER
- a CDS encoding trypsin-like serine peptidase, producing MRISAWLLCSLGMLAASAWADDTPSATTEQQKQTLLFNHDDRDSVPDTSQWPWQAIGQLETTSGNLCTATLISPHLALTAGHCVVAPPGVPDKPVALRFLATESGWRYETDKIEALTNKKLAKMLKADGDGWIVPPAAAPWDFALIRLKETPPGIRPLSIWQGTPEELKAALEAAQQKVTQAGYPEDHQDTLYRHQDCLITGWVQKSVMAHRCDTLPGDSGSPLMLKTAGSWVLVGIQSSAPDANSRKLADNRAVAVTAIRQQLETLANAKR
- the hrpA gene encoding ATP-dependent RNA helicase HrpA, producing the protein MTSPLHALEPQLDALMLRDRQRLRRRLQGAMKVGNPQAQVAIAQEIGQEIDAARLRVEQRRTSLPAIRYPEALPVSQKREAILTAIRDHQVVIVAGETGSGKTTQLPKMCLELGRGVTGLIGHTQPRRLAARSVADRIAAELETSLGSTVGYKVRFNDQVGDNTLVKLMTDGILLAEIQQDRLLMQYDTLIIDEAHERSLNIDFILGYLKQLLPRRPDLKVIITSATIDPQRFSRHFGNAPIIEVSGRTYPVDVRYRPVVEEAQDSDRDQLQAILDAVDELCHEGPGDILVFMSGEREIRDTADALSKQDLPHTEILPLYARLSSQEQNRVFHSHHGRRIVLATNVAETSLTVPGIRYVIDPGTARISRYSYRTKVQRLPIEPVSQASANQRKGRCGRVAAGICIRLYSEQDFFSRPEFTDPEILRTNLASVILQMTALGLGDIAAFPFVEAPDKRNIQDGVRLLEELGAIETSDDGRYRLTPQGRQLAQLPVDPRLARMVLEARQTSCVREAMIITAALSIQDPRERPAEKKQAAEEKHRRFVDKESDFLAFVNLWDYLQEQQKALSSSQFRKLCRSDYLNYLRVREWQDIYTQLRQVVKELGFPVNSEPADYRSLHCALLTGLLSHIGQKDVEKQEFSGARNTRFAIFPGSGLFKKPPKWAMVAELVETSRLWGRIAARIEPEWVEPLAQHLIKRSYSDPHWEKAQGAVMAQEKVTLYGLPLVAARKVNYGATDPVVSRELFIRHALVEGDWQTSHGFFRANQQLRSEVEELENKSRRRDILVDDETLFAFYDQRVPHDVVSSRHFDSWWKQAAKANPELLNFEKAMLIKDGAERVSALDYPNHWQQGELRLRLTYQFEPGADADGVTVHIPLPVLNQVKEEGFDWQIPGLRRDLVVALIKSLPKPIRRNFVPAPNYAEAFLARVTPREKGLLEALERELRLMTGVTVDREAWQWDQVPDHLKMTFRVVDEKNRALREGKDLRALKEQLQEKVQQTLSAVADDGIEQRDLHIWSFGDLPERYEQKRGGYAVKAYPALVDEKDSVAIRLFDSPHQQQQMMWRGQRRLLLLNIPSPIKYLHEKLPNKAKLGLYFNPYGKVLELIDDCIACGVDKLMEQAGGPAWQEAAFRQLHERVRAELNDTVVDIARQVEQILTAVFNINKRLKGRVDMALALALSDIKSQMSGLVFRGFVTDNGYKRLPDVLRYLNAIERRLDKLAQDVHRDRAQMLKVEQVQQAWQQWLNKLPPERRDDDDVKTIRWMIEELRVSYFAQQLGTPYPISDKRILQAMAQIDG
- the asr gene encoding acid resistance repetitive basic protein Asr, with product MNKFLVMIAGVALGLSSVAFAAGTTTPATAVAPATTNAAAPANTADTAKKPVKKAEKKKATAQKAQATKKKVKKPAQKAQATKKKVKKPAQKAQATKKKVKKPAQKAQAAKKHKKVKKAATPAA